One Leptolyngbya ohadii IS1 genomic window carries:
- a CDS encoding PAS domain S-box protein, with translation MPMTFRRKPQSMILPRSLRRLLTRIPLRWALTVPFVLLIVGATTLVGYLSYTSGQTAVENLGQQLISQTNEQVAQELKSYLQTPLLVNRLNVDMVNQGYLDPQNIPALETALFNRLRQFEQISTVLFVNPQGTFRLVERFPNFFLGIADPPRPDYLKIYPLDDQGNRGSLVHEVKGLDVRRDRPFYRQAVSTGQPGWSPITRYGNSNALTLDAAQPLYDRSSKQLLGVFAVHLRLEYLSQFLRQLSISQSGQVIITDANAALIATSTDESPYSFGDKITQPNQFYQFKIDQSQNDLTRSLGVYLNSRPQDLSTVNQPEFLQFRYRGEPHYIQITPFRDQYGLNWRVITVIPQSYFLAAIQDSRRTTIMLCLLTLGSAIGLGLVAANRLTARFTQLNRISQAFAAGHLHHRLPTNGSIAELNGLAHTFNQMADQIQDSFDRINTALAESKEKFTIIFRTSPESAAITNLTEGQFLEVSDSFLQFFGYSKDEVIGRTALELQIWSDLAQHDQYRELLAQQGSVQNLESQVRTKSGEIKTVLVSAEVRTLEGQDCILVMQRDITERKRVDDERRAVELALQQSEARYRAIVEDQTELISRSLPNATLAFVNDAYCRYFQVRREDVIGKNYRPFIHQLDQEEVAQRIDRLSPAQPTDTSENRVVVNGEVHWVQWSNRLLFDAQGNISEIQSVGRDITELKQTEEALRKSEASLLQAQQIAHLGSWELDLATQKLSWSEELFRIAGLDPILTEPSRAELINMIPVADRDLLETAVERAIAQGTPYEVEHRIVRPDGSMRYLVSKGQVAYRNQQIIKLYGIALDITERKQVEAAFQESQARLAVAHQVAQMGTWEWDLISDRRTWSEMTYRHWGRDVALGDPSYAEVLQMVHPDDRAILQANNQAAIEQGVPYTLDLRVVHPDGSIRYLDSRVEPVFEGQGRVIKLLGTSIDVTERKQTEQALQEREAMLRAIGDSLPRGYIYQCSYEPGKGSRYSYISAGIEQLLGIKPEDVLRDSSILRTVGFEEDIAKAKQIVQDAIANQKPFELIMRNRAVPGKIQWSSIRETPRQLADGRVVWDGVEIDITNLKQIEAALRESEERFRRAFDDAPIGISLVSPTGQFVKVNRSYCHLMGYTPEELFALTFQDLTHPDDLDADLQGFQQMLNGEVNAFQMQKRYITKQGTIIPVLLNAAPIRDAAGKFLYSVGHVQDIRDRLAVERIKDEFISVVSHELRTPLTSIRGALGILGSGVFRDRPQQAEHMLKIAINNSDRLVRLVNDILTLERLQSGKVPLVMEPCQVSDLMQQAIDSVQALADQSSIILSVTPFSATLFAAPDAIVQTLTNLLSNAIKFSTPGGVVWLKAESMSGRVDESMSGRVDELEGRSDCLDLPETPSTHPPIHPSTHPPLYPSTPHPLHRQRPGTRHSCG, from the coding sequence ATGCCAATGACCTTCCGGCGGAAACCGCAATCGATGATTCTGCCGCGATCGCTTCGCCGCCTGCTGACCCGGATACCGCTGCGATGGGCATTAACGGTACCCTTTGTGCTGCTCATTGTGGGCGCAACGACGCTGGTGGGTTATTTATCCTATACGAGCGGGCAAACAGCGGTTGAGAACCTGGGACAGCAGCTCATTAGCCAAACGAACGAGCAGGTCGCCCAAGAACTGAAAAGTTATCTGCAAACGCCGCTGCTGGTCAATCGGTTGAATGTGGATATGGTGAATCAGGGCTACCTCGATCCACAAAATATTCCTGCCCTGGAGACCGCTTTGTTTAATCGCCTGCGGCAGTTTGAGCAGATATCGACCGTGCTATTTGTGAATCCACAGGGCACGTTTCGATTGGTAGAGCGGTTTCCGAACTTCTTTCTGGGCATTGCCGATCCTCCCCGTCCGGATTATCTGAAGATTTACCCATTAGATGACCAGGGCAACCGCGGCTCTCTTGTTCATGAAGTGAAAGGGCTGGATGTGCGGCGCGATCGTCCCTTTTATCGGCAGGCTGTCAGCACAGGGCAACCCGGATGGAGTCCCATTACCCGCTATGGCAATTCAAACGCCCTCACCTTAGATGCCGCCCAGCCCTTGTACGATCGTTCTTCAAAGCAGCTGTTGGGCGTGTTTGCTGTGCATCTGCGGCTGGAGTATCTGAGCCAATTTCTCCGCCAGTTGTCTATCAGTCAGTCCGGGCAGGTGATTATTACCGATGCAAATGCTGCTTTGATCGCCACATCCACCGATGAAAGTCCCTATAGCTTCGGCGACAAAATCACCCAGCCTAACCAGTTTTACCAGTTCAAAATCGACCAGAGCCAGAATGATTTAACGCGATCGCTGGGGGTATATCTAAACAGCCGTCCCCAGGATCTATCGACCGTTAATCAGCCTGAGTTTTTACAGTTTCGCTATCGCGGAGAACCGCACTATATCCAGATCACCCCATTTCGGGATCAGTACGGTCTGAACTGGCGCGTAATCACGGTAATTCCCCAATCCTATTTTCTGGCAGCGATCCAGGACAGTAGGCGCACGACGATTATGCTGTGTTTGCTGACGCTCGGTAGCGCGATCGGGTTAGGGCTGGTTGCTGCCAATCGCCTCACAGCCCGTTTTACCCAACTGAATCGCATTAGCCAAGCCTTTGCAGCGGGTCATCTTCATCACCGTTTACCCACCAATGGTTCGATCGCCGAGCTAAACGGTCTGGCGCATACGTTCAACCAGATGGCAGATCAGATTCAGGACTCGTTCGATCGCATCAATACCGCTCTGGCAGAATCGAAGGAAAAGTTTACGATTATCTTTCGCACCAGCCCCGAATCAGCCGCCATCACCAACCTGACCGAAGGACAATTTCTGGAGGTGAGCGACAGCTTCCTGCAATTCTTTGGCTACTCGAAGGATGAAGTAATCGGCAGAACGGCTCTAGAACTGCAAATTTGGAGCGATTTAGCGCAGCACGACCAGTACCGGGAATTGCTGGCGCAGCAGGGCAGCGTGCAAAATCTGGAAAGTCAGGTTCGGACAAAATCTGGTGAAATCAAAACCGTCCTGGTCTCTGCCGAAGTTCGGACGCTGGAAGGACAGGACTGCATTCTCGTCATGCAGCGGGATATTACCGAGCGCAAGCGCGTTGATGACGAACGCAGAGCCGTTGAACTTGCCCTCCAGCAGAGCGAAGCCCGCTACCGCGCCATTGTGGAAGACCAGACCGAGCTGATTTCCCGATCGCTGCCCAATGCGACGCTAGCATTTGTGAACGATGCCTACTGCCGCTATTTCCAGGTTCGGCGTGAAGATGTGATTGGCAAAAATTATCGTCCGTTTATCCATCAGCTAGATCAGGAGGAGGTGGCGCAGCGGATCGATCGCCTCAGTCCAGCCCAACCCACCGACACATCGGAAAATCGCGTCGTGGTCAACGGGGAGGTTCACTGGGTACAGTGGAGCAATCGTCTCCTGTTTGATGCTCAGGGCAATATCTCCGAAATCCAGTCGGTGGGGCGCGACATTACAGAACTCAAGCAAACCGAAGAGGCACTGAGAAAGAGCGAAGCCAGCCTGCTCCAGGCACAGCAAATTGCCCATCTGGGAAGCTGGGAACTTGACCTGGCAACGCAAAAGCTGAGCTGGTCGGAGGAGCTATTCCGGATTGCGGGACTTGATCCAATCCTGACTGAGCCTTCCCGCGCCGAGCTAATCAACATGATTCCGGTTGCGGATCGGGATTTGCTGGAAACAGCCGTAGAACGGGCGATCGCCCAGGGTACCCCCTATGAAGTCGAACATCGCATTGTGCGTCCAGACGGTTCGATGCGCTATCTCGTCAGCAAAGGTCAGGTTGCCTATCGCAATCAGCAAATCATTAAGCTGTATGGCATTGCACTGGACATTACAGAGCGCAAGCAGGTCGAAGCTGCTTTCCAGGAGAGTCAGGCACGCCTGGCAGTGGCGCATCAGGTGGCACAGATGGGAACCTGGGAATGGGATTTGATCAGCGATCGGCGAACCTGGAGCGAAATGACCTATCGCCATTGGGGACGCGATGTTGCCCTGGGCGATCCCAGCTATGCCGAAGTGCTGCAAATGGTACATCCCGACGATCGGGCGATTCTGCAAGCCAACAATCAGGCTGCGATTGAGCAAGGTGTTCCCTATACGCTGGATTTGCGCGTGGTGCATCCCGACGGCTCAATTCGCTACCTGGATAGCCGGGTTGAGCCTGTCTTTGAGGGGCAGGGGCGCGTTATCAAACTCCTGGGAACGTCGATCGATGTCACCGAGCGGAAGCAAACCGAACAGGCACTCCAGGAACGGGAAGCGATGCTGCGGGCAATCGGCGATAGTTTGCCCAGAGGCTATATCTATCAGTGCAGCTACGAACCGGGCAAAGGCTCTCGCTATTCCTACATTAGTGCCGGAATTGAGCAACTGCTGGGCATTAAACCGGAGGATGTGTTGCGGGACTCCAGTATTCTGCGGACGGTTGGATTCGAGGAGGACATTGCCAAGGCAAAGCAGATTGTGCAGGACGCGATCGCTAACCAGAAGCCGTTCGAGCTGATTATGCGAAATCGAGCTGTCCCCGGCAAAATTCAATGGTCTTCTATTCGAGAAACACCGCGACAGTTAGCCGATGGGCGTGTGGTGTGGGACGGGGTTGAAATCGATATTACAAATCTCAAACAAATCGAGGCTGCCCTGCGCGAAAGCGAGGAGCGTTTCCGCCGTGCATTCGACGATGCGCCGATCGGAATTTCCCTGGTTTCGCCCACCGGACAATTCGTGAAAGTGAACCGCTCTTACTGCCATTTGATGGGCTATACCCCTGAGGAACTATTTGCCCTCACCTTTCAAGACCTCACCCACCCCGACGACCTCGACGCCGACTTGCAGGGCTTTCAGCAGATGCTGAACGGTGAAGTTAACGCCTTCCAGATGCAAAAGCGATACATCACCAAACAGGGCACAATCATCCCCGTGCTGCTCAACGCTGCCCCCATTCGAGACGCAGCCGGAAAATTTCTCTATAGTGTCGGGCATGTTCAGGATATTCGCGATCGTCTTGCCGTTGAGCGCATTAAAGATGAATTTATCTCCGTCGTCAGCCACGAACTTCGCACGCCCCTCACCTCCATTCGCGGTGCATTAGGCATCCTCGGGTCGGGGGTCTTTCGCGATCGTCCCCAGCAGGCAGAGCATATGCTGAAAATTGCGATTAACAACAGCGATCGGCTGGTGCGCCTCGTCAACGATATCCTTACCCTGGAACGGCTCCAGTCCGGCAAAGTCCCCCTCGTGATGGAACCCTGCCAGGTCAGCGATCTGATGCAGCAGGCGATCGACAGCGTTCAGGCACTCGCCGATCAATCCAGCATCATCCTTTCTGTCACCCCATTTTCCGCCACCCTTTTCGCCGCCCCAGATGCGATCGTCCAAACCCTCACCAATTTGCTGAGCAACGCGATTAAGTTTTCTACGCCGGGAGGGGTGGTTTGGCTGAAAGCAGAGTCGATGAGTGGGAGAGTGGATGAGTCGATGAGTGGGAGAGTGGATGAGCTAGAAGGTCGATCAGACTGCCTAGATCTGCCAGAAACTCCATCCACCCATCCACCCATCCACCCATCCACCCATCCACCCCTCTACCCCTCTACCCCACATCCTCTTCACCGTCAAAGACCAGGGACGCGGCATTCCTGCGGATAA
- a CDS encoding response regulator — MKILLVEDDPQTSEFLAATLTNHRYAVDTIADGAAGLDLAARWQYDLILLDILLPTLDGIEVCRQLRVQGCQTPILILTMKDTNEDVIAGLDAGADDYVPKSCDPAQLLARVRALLRRGSNAASSPILTWGQLCLNPASAQVTYHEKEISLRPKEYSLLELLLRNPQRILSRSAIIDHLWSMEETPVEGSVTNLIKDLRQRLKSAGMKADLIETVYGLGYRSKPAPSSDSTLENVENNPLDTTVSDRDAAWQARQQRGLLAIEQIKERFQSSLEQRITALEAIERSLQQGNLNLQQRRAAQREVHNLAGGLGTFSCAKASEIARVMEQLLETEADQKPQLANRFSSLMQDLKQELGLPGSYATSKPREESVLF, encoded by the coding sequence GTGAAGATTCTATTAGTCGAAGATGACCCGCAGACTAGCGAATTCCTTGCAGCGACACTGACCAACCACCGTTACGCCGTCGATACGATCGCAGATGGCGCAGCAGGACTGGATCTCGCAGCACGATGGCAGTATGACCTGATCCTGCTTGACATTTTGTTGCCCACGCTCGACGGGATCGAGGTTTGTCGTCAGCTCCGCGTCCAGGGTTGTCAGACGCCTATTCTGATCCTGACAATGAAGGATACCAACGAGGATGTCATTGCCGGACTAGATGCAGGTGCAGACGACTATGTTCCGAAATCCTGCGACCCTGCTCAACTGCTTGCCAGAGTGCGGGCACTGCTGCGGCGGGGAAGTAATGCTGCCTCGTCACCGATCCTAACCTGGGGGCAACTGTGCCTCAATCCTGCCTCCGCTCAAGTCACCTATCATGAAAAAGAAATATCCCTTCGTCCTAAGGAATACAGCCTGTTAGAACTCTTGCTGCGAAATCCTCAGCGCATTCTTAGCCGCAGCGCCATTATTGACCATCTATGGTCGATGGAAGAAACTCCAGTAGAGGGTTCCGTCACGAATCTAATCAAAGATCTGCGGCAGCGATTGAAATCTGCGGGCATGAAGGCAGATTTAATTGAAACGGTGTATGGGTTAGGGTATCGCTCGAAGCCTGCTCCATCGTCGGATAGTACTCTAGAGAATGTAGAGAATAATCCTCTAGACACAACGGTTTCCGATCGCGATGCAGCCTGGCAAGCTCGACAGCAGCGTGGCTTACTTGCAATTGAGCAAATTAAAGAGCGGTTTCAATCCTCCCTGGAGCAGCGCATTACGGCTCTCGAAGCGATCGAGCGATCGTTGCAGCAAGGGAACCTTAATTTACAGCAGAGACGGGCAGCACAAAGGGAAGTCCACAACCTGGCAGGAGGACTGGGAACGTTTAGCTGTGCAAAAGCTTCAGAAATTGCGCGGGTAATGGAACAACTGTTAGAAACCGAAGCAGATCAAAAACCGCAGTTAGCCAATCGATTTTCCAGTCTAATGCAGGATCTGAAGCAGGAATTAGGGTTGCCAGGAAGTTACGCTACAAGTAAACCTCGCGAAGAGTCGGTTTTGTTCTAG
- the glgB gene encoding 1,4-alpha-glucan branching protein GlgB gives MTATFPATQTQFTLLTEEDLYLFNEGSHFHLYEKLGVHFAHHNGIDGAYFAVWAPNAAFVSVKGDFNGWNRDSHPLVRKGQSGIWEGFVPGVNKGNTYKYHLVSQHQGYEVEKADPIAFAYEVPPKTASVVWDSDYPWNDADWMANRQRRNALDAPMSIYEVHLGSWMHVPEEGDRSLSYREIAAKLADYVTQMGFTHVEFLPITEHPFYGSWGYQTTGFFAPSSRFGTLQDFQYLVDYLHQHNIGVIFDWVPSHFPTDQHAIAYFDGTNLYEHADPKQGYHPDWGSLIFNYGRHEVRSFLISSAFFWLDKCHIDGLRVDAVASMLYLDYSRKQGEWIPNQYGGNENLESISFLRRFNEAVYAHFPDVQTIAEESTAFTKVSRPVYTGGLGFGLKWDMGWMHDTLSYFSHDPVHRKYHHNQVTFRMLYAFQENFVLPLSHDEVVHGKGSLINKMPGDVRQKFANLRSLYGYMFAQAAKKLLFMGSEFGQWAEWNHDKSLDWHLLDQPMHQGLQRWVADLNHLYRSEPALHELDCDPAGFEWIDCNDVENSVFTLIRKSRTEAEVILVTCNFTPLPRHSYRVGVPQSGFWQERLNSDATEYGGSGVGNMGGVNADEVPCHGHPYSIEITLPPLAVSFFQCRK, from the coding sequence ATGACTGCAACTTTCCCCGCTACCCAAACCCAATTTACGCTGCTGACTGAGGAAGACCTGTATCTGTTTAACGAAGGGTCGCATTTTCACCTGTACGAGAAGTTGGGAGTGCATTTCGCCCATCACAATGGGATAGATGGAGCCTATTTTGCAGTTTGGGCACCCAATGCCGCTTTTGTTTCCGTCAAGGGCGATTTCAACGGCTGGAACCGGGACAGTCATCCCCTCGTTCGCAAGGGACAATCCGGGATTTGGGAAGGTTTTGTCCCCGGCGTAAACAAAGGCAACACCTACAAATATCACCTTGTCTCGCAGCATCAGGGCTACGAAGTCGAGAAGGCAGACCCGATCGCCTTTGCCTATGAAGTGCCGCCTAAAACCGCTTCGGTTGTCTGGGACAGTGACTACCCCTGGAACGATGCCGACTGGATGGCAAACCGTCAGCGTCGCAATGCGCTGGATGCGCCCATGTCGATCTACGAAGTGCATCTCGGTTCCTGGATGCATGTGCCTGAAGAAGGCGATCGATCCTTGTCCTATCGAGAAATTGCAGCCAAACTGGCAGACTATGTGACGCAAATGGGATTTACCCACGTTGAGTTTCTGCCGATTACGGAACATCCCTTCTATGGGTCATGGGGCTATCAGACCACGGGCTTTTTCGCGCCCAGCAGTCGGTTTGGAACGCTGCAAGATTTTCAGTATCTAGTTGATTATCTGCATCAGCACAATATCGGTGTGATTTTCGACTGGGTTCCCTCCCATTTCCCCACCGACCAGCACGCGATCGCTTATTTTGATGGCACCAACCTGTATGAACACGCCGATCCCAAGCAGGGCTACCATCCCGATTGGGGCAGCCTGATTTTTAACTATGGTCGGCATGAAGTCCGCAGTTTCTTGATCAGCAGCGCCTTCTTTTGGCTCGACAAATGTCATATCGACGGGCTGCGCGTAGATGCTGTTGCCTCGATGCTGTATCTTGACTATTCCCGCAAGCAGGGCGAATGGATTCCCAATCAGTACGGCGGCAATGAGAATCTGGAGTCAATCAGCTTTCTGCGTCGCTTTAACGAAGCCGTTTATGCCCACTTCCCCGATGTGCAAACGATCGCCGAAGAATCGACCGCATTCACAAAAGTATCGCGTCCGGTTTACACAGGTGGTTTGGGCTTCGGGCTGAAGTGGGACATGGGCTGGATGCACGATACGCTGAGCTATTTTTCGCACGATCCGGTTCACCGTAAGTATCACCACAATCAGGTGACGTTCCGAATGCTCTATGCCTTTCAGGAAAACTTTGTGCTGCCGCTGTCGCACGATGAAGTGGTACATGGCAAAGGGTCATTGATCAACAAAATGCCCGGTGATGTCCGGCAAAAGTTCGCCAATCTGCGATCGCTCTACGGCTATATGTTTGCTCAGGCGGCGAAGAAGCTGCTGTTTATGGGCAGCGAGTTTGGACAGTGGGCGGAATGGAATCACGACAAAAGCCTGGATTGGCATTTGCTAGACCAGCCCATGCACCAGGGACTACAGCGGTGGGTGGCGGATCTGAACCATTTGTATCGCAGCGAGCCTGCCCTACATGAATTGGACTGTGACCCTGCTGGGTTCGAGTGGATTGACTGTAACGATGTCGAAAATAGTGTCTTTACGCTGATTCGCAAGAGCCGCACTGAAGCAGAGGTAATCTTAGTCACCTGCAATTTCACTCCGTTGCCTCGCCACAGCTATCGGGTCGGTGTTCCCCAATCAGGTTTCTGGCAGGAGCGGCTGAATAGTGATGCGACAGAGTACGGCGGGAGTGGCGTTGGCAATATGGGGGGCGTCAATGCGGATGAGGTTCCCTGTCATGGGCATCCCTATTCGATCGAAATCACCTTGCCGCCCCTGGCAGTGAGTTTTTTCCAGTGCAGAAAATAA
- the thiC gene encoding phosphomethylpyrimidine synthase has product MRNEWVAARRGHGNVSQMHYARQGVITEEMQYVAQRENLSVELIRDEVARGRMIIPANINHFSLEPMAIGIASRCKVNANIGASPNSSSIQEELDKLHLAIKYGADTVMDLSTGGDLDQIRTAIIQASSVPIGTVPIYQALESVHGNIEKLTPDDFLHIIEKHAQQGVDYMTIHAGILIQSLPLVRNRITGIVSRGGGILARWMLHHHKQNPLYTHFRDIIEIFKKYDVSFSLGDSLRPGCVHDASDEAQLAELKTLGELTRQAWEHDVQVMVEGPGHVPMDQIEFNVRKQMEECSEAPFYVLGPLVTDIAPGYDHITSAIGAAMAGWYGTAMLCYVTPKEHLGLPNAEDVRNGLIAYKIAAHAADIARHRPGARDRDDQLSQARYQFDWNRQFELSLDPDRAREYHDETLPADIYKTAEFCSMCGPKFCPMQTKVDADALTELERFLAKEPVPQG; this is encoded by the coding sequence ATGCGAAACGAGTGGGTCGCCGCACGGCGCGGGCACGGAAACGTGTCTCAGATGCACTATGCCCGTCAGGGCGTGATTACCGAGGAGATGCAGTACGTTGCCCAGCGGGAAAATCTGTCGGTGGAATTGATTCGAGATGAAGTGGCGCGGGGACGCATGATTATTCCCGCTAACATCAACCATTTCAGCCTGGAACCGATGGCGATTGGAATTGCCTCTCGCTGCAAAGTCAATGCCAATATTGGCGCGTCTCCCAACTCCTCCAGCATTCAGGAAGAGCTAGACAAACTGCATCTTGCGATCAAGTACGGTGCAGATACGGTGATGGATCTTTCAACCGGCGGCGATCTCGACCAAATTCGCACTGCCATTATTCAAGCGTCTTCTGTACCGATCGGGACAGTCCCTATTTATCAGGCACTCGAAAGCGTTCACGGCAATATTGAAAAGCTCACGCCCGACGACTTTTTGCACATCATCGAAAAGCACGCACAGCAGGGCGTAGACTACATGACGATCCATGCAGGGATTCTGATTCAATCTCTGCCGCTGGTGAGAAACCGGATTACGGGAATTGTTTCGCGCGGGGGTGGTATTCTTGCCCGGTGGATGCTGCATCATCATAAACAAAATCCGCTCTATACTCACTTCCGCGACATCATTGAGATTTTCAAGAAGTACGATGTGTCCTTTAGTTTGGGGGATTCCCTGCGTCCCGGCTGCGTTCACGATGCCTCAGATGAAGCCCAACTTGCGGAACTCAAAACCCTGGGAGAACTGACGCGCCAAGCCTGGGAACATGACGTGCAGGTGATGGTGGAAGGACCGGGGCACGTGCCAATGGATCAGATTGAATTCAATGTGCGGAAGCAGATGGAGGAGTGCTCTGAAGCTCCCTTCTACGTTCTGGGTCCACTGGTAACGGATATTGCGCCGGGGTATGACCATATTACAAGCGCGATCGGGGCTGCGATGGCAGGCTGGTATGGAACGGCGATGCTCTGCTATGTCACGCCAAAGGAACATTTGGGGCTACCGAATGCCGAAGACGTTCGCAATGGCTTAATTGCCTACAAGATTGCCGCCCATGCTGCTGATATTGCCCGTCACCGGCCGGGTGCGCGCGATCGCGACGATCAGCTTTCTCAAGCACGCTACCAGTTCGACTGGAATCGACAGTTTGAGCTATCGCTTGACCCCGATCGCGCCCGTGAATATCACGATGAAACGCTGCCTGCCGATATTTATAAAACGGCGGAATTCTGCTCGATGTGCGGACCCAAGTTCTGCCCGATGCAAACGAAAGTGGATGCCGATGCCCTCACCGAGCTGGAACGGTTTTTAGCGAAGGAGCCAGTCCCTCAAGGCTAG
- a CDS encoding HAD-IC family P-type ATPase, producing the protein MGIDQVFAERLPEDKVDLVKSLQKRYQTVAMVGDGINDAPALAPASVGIAMGISGSNVALETANVVLMADRLEKLEAAIRLGRRFQRVVQQNIVFALSFIGVL; encoded by the coding sequence ATGGGGATCGATCAGGTATTTGCAGAACGACTGCCAGAGGACAAAGTGGATCTGGTGAAATCGCTCCAGAAACGCTATCAAACGGTTGCAATGGTAGGGGATGGAATTAATGATGCTCCCGCTTTAGCCCCGGCATCGGTTGGAATTGCAATGGGGATATCCGGCAGCAATGTGGCGCTAGAAACCGCAAATGTGGTGCTGATGGCAGACCGTTTGGAAAAGCTGGAGGCAGCGATTCGGCTGGGTCGTCGTTTTCAGCGGGTAGTGCAGCAGAATATCGTGTTTGCGCTCAGTTTTATCGGGGTGCTCTGA